The Lathyrus oleraceus cultivar Zhongwan6 chromosome 5, CAAS_Psat_ZW6_1.0, whole genome shotgun sequence genome includes the window TGACAAATTTCTTCCAGCAACAGAGAAAAGCAatgaagaggagaagttttatCTCAGGTATGTATTATTATGTCCCACGATAGAAATATCATTGTCTGCATTTCTTGTTGTACATGGTGGTCCCATTTTATTTTAGGGTTTATGATCCTTTTTCGTTTAGGACATGTGGTCTCATAGTGTTTTAAGGTTTGTAAAGTATTTCTTGTGGTCTTTGTCTCATTCTGACTTGTATTAATTATATTTTCCAGGTCTTCCAACTCTCAAAAAATTAGGTTTAGAATTCATCATAGAGGCTGCTTTGTTGACACCCCTGTGAAACTGTATATTGTTGGGTTAATTTCAGAAATGAATTGGAAATGGGATGTTTACTACCTGTCGTATTTAAAATAGTTGGAATTGATTAAAAAAATATGGATATTGAGACATTAGGTGTATTTGGTATTAGAACTCTAGGTTTAGCTTTAGTCGTGGCCTTCGAGCATTTAATTATGATGATGATGTGTTGCAACTTATTAAAGATGCTAATGGTTGTGGGGTAATAGATTTGTATGTTGATCATAGCATTAGTGAGTCTGACATTGTATATGAGGCATAAATAGGGAATGACATAActtatgatgatgatgaagttcATTGTACTGGTGAGAAGTTTGTTGATAATGAAGTGGAAGTGGAAATGGATAATAAAGTTGAATTGGACAATGAAGCTGAAGTGGACAATAAAGATGAAGTGGACAATGAAGATGAAGTAGGTGATGATGTTGAAGTAGGTGATGATGCTGAAGTACGTGATGATGTTGAAGTAGATGATGGTGAGGATAGTGAGCCCGAGTTAGATTGGACAACTGTAATTTCATCTGAAACAACTAAACCACATGATAATGACTTTCACCATGATAATGGTGAAGATTCTAACCAAGTGCAGACACCACCTGggagtgaagatgatgaagagtATGAGAGATTTTCATCCTATAAGGTTGGTAAGGGAATGAAGTTTCAATTAGGTGTGATATTTAATAACAAGAAGTTGGTAAGGGATTCTATAAAGGAATATTCTATGGTTTAAAATATGTATACCTAAAGAAGAATGATGGAAATATGATGGTTGTTAGGTGTATTGATGAATGCAGGTTCTACATGAGAGTTGGTAAAAGGGTTAGTAACCAATATTGGCAAGTGGTGAGTTTATATGATGAGCATATTTGTCATAGAATAGCCCAAAATAGACAAGAAAAGATTGAATGGTTGGGCAAGCAGTGTAGCCATATACTAAAG containing:
- the LOC127085046 gene encoding uncharacterized protein LOC127085046, whose translation is MDNKVELDNEAEVDNKDEVDNEDEVGDDVEVGDDAEVRDDVEVDDGEDSEPELDWTTVISSETTKPHDNDFHHDNGEDSNQVQTPPGSEDDEEYERFSSYKVGKGMKFQLGVIFNNKKLVRDSIKEYSMV